Within Prinia subflava isolate CZ2003 ecotype Zambia chromosome 10, Cam_Psub_1.2, whole genome shotgun sequence, the genomic segment AGCTGAGAAGTTGCTACATTTCTCTGTGatatatgtgatttttttcattctcagaAGTGGTGGCCATGCTTGACTTTATTTGGAAGCAATCCCTGTATTTCCTGAGgcctagaatcacagaaccattaaAGTTGGAAGAAACAtccaagatcaagtccaacctaaGGGAAGATTCACgtcaaaaaaacctccaagcaACACCCTCCTTGTCCATATATTGCCTATGGTGACAGCAAAATAACTGAAAACCCCACGAACCAAATTTATAAAGTCAGAAATTAGGAAAAGCGTGGTTTTGGAATGGAGCAAGGACCCAGCTGAATACTTTTCCCCCTGCTGTGAACTTGCTGTATTTCCTATTCCTGCTTATTAAGCAGGCAGCTGACAGCTGCTGGCAAAGCTTGGGAATAGCAGAGGAGCGCAGCGTGTCCGAAGGCTCTCCGGGCCTCttttgggcagcagcagctcgggaGCAGCTCCTTAGGTGGGGTATCCACGGAGTGCTGCGTGTCCCAGCCAGAAATAGCACTGGAACCTGCTCCTGTGGTGGAAAcgctgctctgctccaggggaaCGGAGAGCACACACATCTGTcgtgcaggaggagggaaggagccagcccagctcttgGTGGCGGCTCCTGGAAgatctctgtgtgttttttaatCATTCCCTCACTGTCTGGTGGTGCCTGATGAGTGCAGATCTTGCCTTCCCTCGGCTGGTTGCAGTGTGATCCGTGTCCTGATCCAGCGTGGGCTGGGATTCCTGCAAGGCTGTGACTGTCCTCTGAGGAAAATGCACCAATTTCAATGTGCCAATTAACGTGTTGCTTTTCAAATTAGGCCTAAACACGGTGACTTCTGTCCTGTCCTGGTCCTTCACATGATCAACGACTCTTGTGTGGGTACAGCACTGGGATCTTCCCTTGGTGTAAAGGCTTCcttttagtttaaatattttaaacaccCTCTTTTAATGTTAGGAATGGTAATGCTGTCATGAGGCCAGAAGTGCCTGAAAACTGTGAATTGTACTCATGGACAACGTTGTGTTTTGGACTTTTGACCCATGTGGCTGATTGTGGGGCTGTTTTAATGCAAACAGCAACGTGCAAGCACCGAGTGTGAgagtgcagagctgagctggagcttCCTGCAGGCTGCAATTCCTGCTACACAGACTGCACAGCTCTGGTAATCGTGTTCACGTGGTGAGCGATTTCCCTGTTTGTATTAAATACTTTGAATCTGTTTTCATCAGAgaatggaatggtttgggttggaaagaacctgACAGATCATCTGGTTCTGATGTTCATCATCACCCCCTGCCATGAcaacttccactgtcccaggcggctccagcctggccttggacattccagggatccaggggcagtcacagcttctccGGGCACCCCGTGtcagggcctgcccaccctcccagccaggaattcctgcccagtctCCCATCCATgcctgccctctggcagtgggaagccattcccctggTCCTATGTTCAGCATGTGTTTAATTCAAAGTGTCACCCCAAACCTGTTATGCCATAAATCTGGAAAATTATGGAATACTGAGcgaacaccagcagcacaggggaggtGGACGTGCACAGCCCtttcaaaagcaacaaaagGCAGATGTTCTGGCTTCCCTCGGAGTTGCAAATCCCAACCCTCGGAGACAGGCAGCGCATTTCCGTGAGCAAATCCCCTCCCATAAAGCTGCCGGTGCCATCTGGCAAAGGCACGTCAGGGCTGCGAGCGGGAATCGTTCGTGTTTTGTCCATGAAACGCGTGTGCGGTGCCACGCGGGCCCGGAGCGTGTGACGGGCACCAGGCTTTTCCTGGAAACGTCACTGCCACCACCACGCCGAGCTTTAATTAGGGGTTGCTTGGTGCCATTTGATTCATCCCTAAAAGGCTTTGAGAGGAGAACGTGTGCTGTTCTTAGGGTGTAATTTATGGTGATTATTCATACCCCAAGAAGGGGGGAGCTGCTCCAATCCCCCTCAGAGTCACGGCAGGAGGGGTTTCATcaaaaacctcccaaaatcTGAGCACAGGGAGCGGTGGTACTGCAGGGAAATATAAAGAAGAACAATCCATGAAACTaaaaatttttcctttatttgaaGAAACTAAACTATGGAGTTTTCCAAACCAGCTGGTGTTGAGGCCTGAATTTATGAGCAATACGCATTCAAGAATGGAAcaaatgtaattaaattaattttaaagcaattatttcaaGCTTCTTGGAGCAGGCAAAGCAAATATTGGAAATAACATCCTTGCTGAGCACAAAGTTTATTTTATAACAGGTGCCAAAATGTTCTGATGACTTGGAGGTGTAAACTGTGAGCAATCAAATTGTGTTTTGAAGGACATGCCCAATCTGTGCCTGTTTATTAtgttttacatatatataatgtTTTATATCTATCTCTTGATACAGTGTCTTTTGATTATATTCAGATACtagtatatatatgtatatataatatacatatgTTATTATAGTGGTATGCTGACATACAGTTGCATCAATATATTATTACTAATAtacaatatttattatattaagTGTGTACTGCATGTTATGTATTATGCATGATGTATTATGTTATTATATACTATACATTATCATAGATTTTATAACATACCGTATATTACATATTATTGTATTTACCAATATGCAGTATTTATTTATACTGTATATTGCTATACTAACAGGATGTTAATATGCATTAATACCACAAACATCCACCACCTCCACTGGACACTGCTTGCTACGCCTGTCCGCTAATTAGATGCCCAGAAACGCCCACGAAAGCGGGAAATCTTGGTAGAACTTTCAGATCAAGGCCTGGAAATCAACTTTTATCAGTTCATAACGGCAAATTTCGTAattccactttatttttttaggtCTTATTTCTGAGGGAGGCCACATGCGGGAGGTACCAGAGGCGCGGGGGTCGACGGGGGAGGcggggggggcgcggggcggggctccgccccgccccgcgTCCCCCCCCGCCTCCCCCGCCGACCTATTCCCCCCCGCTCTCTCCGATGGTAGAGTCCACGGCGGGAAATCCCTCGCCCGCCTCACACAATGGCGCGCAGTTCGCGGCGCGGCCGCCGGCGGCGCTGTAgcgcccgcccgccctcccCGCGGAGGTGCCCGGATGTGGCCGCGCCGGAAGAGAAGCGCGTCTCCTCAGGGCCCGCCATCTTGTGCGGCAGCGAGCAGGGCGCGGGGGGCCCGGTAGCATCCGCGCAGGATCCCGCCGTCGGGGGCCCATCATGCCCGGACACCTGCAGGAGGGCTTCGGGTGCGTCGTCACCAACCGCTTCGATCAGCTCTTCGATGACGAGTCCGACCCCTTCGAGGTGTTGCGCGCGGCGGAGAGCCGGAGGAAGgagagcggcggcggcggcggcgggagccaAGCGGGCGGCGGAGCCCGAGGTCCGGCGGGCGCCCAGAGCGGCTCCTcgggcggggccggcggagcaggccaggctggcggcggcgcgggcagcgcggccAAGCAGCTGCGCAGGGAGTCGCAGAAGGAGCGCAAGAACCCGCTGCCGCCCTTCGCCGGCGGGGACCGCCGGGAGGATGGCGGGGGCCAGCCCGGAGCGCCGCTGCGGAAGGAGGGTGAGCGGGCCGGGGGCTCGGCGGGGAGGGTCGGCCCGGCCCGCACAAAGGGGGCCCGGGCAGGGCCGAGCCGCACGTGGGGCCGCGCATGGCGGAGCCCGCCCGCGGGGCcggtggcggcggggccggtggCGGCGGCCCGGGCTCGCCTGGCCCCACGTGTCCCGCGGCTCGGCCCGCGCAAAATGGAGTCGGGCGTGCGGGGCGCCCGGAGCGGCCGCGGTGCCGGCGGGAGGGAGAGGGGTAACGCGAAATCCGAAATTTCAGCAGTGAAGGGAATCGTGGAGTGGCTCGTGTTGGAGGGGATCTTAAGGGCCATCCCTGCCACAGGGCACCTTCCACTGGCCCAGGTTGCTCCATGCGCCgtccatcctggccttggacacttccagggatccagggacgGTCGCAGCTTCTCCGAACAACCTGGGCCAGGGCCTGCCCCCCTTCTCAGGgagcaattccttcccaatatcccatctaaaccgGCACATGGAATCCTGGAACAGTCGGGATGGAAAGGCCTGACTCGTTCggcccctgccatggcagaggcaCCTTCCACTAGTCCAGGTTGCACCAAGCCCATTCCAGCCTTGTGTCCTGAACTTGACTCGTGTTTCAGGTGGTCCGATGGATTTGACAGGATATCTGGATGTTCCTGGGCTTTCCAAAATCCGTTTGGGTCATTTTCTAGGGAAACAGCGTTAATAGCAGTCTTCTTGTCTTCATATATATTTAGATAATAACTAGCATGAATTCTTAGTTTCTGTAAATCTGTATGAAATCCTACATGAAGGACTGtgtaaagaaagaaattagaGTATAAACAGTCTGCAGAATTTGGGAATTAGGAGGGCAGAGCCCCACATGGACAGGGAGGGATGCGGGCACATGGCCTCCCGTCCCGGCAGCTCCACCGCGCCCAAACTTCAGCGCTCGGGCCCTGGGTCACAGCCCGGCCTCAGAGGAATCCTTGAAAGGCATCGGAGTGTGGTGACAGCGGGTGACGTGGGAGCGAGGGAATAACAGGTTAAGTGCAATTTCCACAGGCTTTTCACAGAGCACGCTGCTACGTGAGAGCATCTTAAAGCTTCCACATATATGTTACAGAGTGATGCTGATTCTCCACTGTTTTACGCTGTTCAGGAAAGAAATCgttttaatatattatttgttttgaaaagttAGTGTTATAAATGTTACTCGAAAGCACCTTGTGAGAAGACAATTTTAGGAACTCTGTTAGAAATACTCTTTGCTCGTGGGTCTCTTGCTCATTAACGCTTAGGAGTTTTCTGTGTGAGGGAGGCAATGATTTGTCCCGATTCCCGGTGTCCTCTGGAAGCCTTAGTGAGGTGCAGGATTCCCCCACGAGGTGCACCCGGGACACGGCAGCGTCTCTGGCATCACTGGAAGGGTTtggccagggctggcagctcctcttCACCCTCCGATCTTCACGTCATGTTTTCAAGGGCAGTGTGAAAAATAAGCGTTTTCGTGGTTTGTTGTGGTAGCGAAACAGAGAAAGTTGGGGCTGCTGTTGTAGCAGTGTCGTAAACAAAGTCAATTTGCAGTTTGAAAATGTCTATTTTTGTGCGCGGCTGTTTTTTGCAGTTCTGGCATCATAAAGGTGCCTGGTGCCAGGGTTTGTTTCCTGTGTGAATGTATTTTAAGCTATTCCTCTACTCCATGAGGCCGCAAGTGATTTGCCTGCTGAATTAGCAGTTCAAAGCTTGGCGATGCTGAGAAATAACTCGTATTTTGGGTTAGGCTTCAGCAGGAGCCCGGTTTTTTGTGAGTGCAGCGCGTTGAACTCGAAATTCAAAAGCCGTGGCGGTTCCATTCCAGTTCTGCAGCATGCCTGCTACTCTCCCTGCTTCCCCTCCTCACATGGAATCCCGTCCTCGTGGAGAGCCCTTCTGCAAGTGTTTAACCCCTTGTTTCCCCAGGGAGTCAGGAATGCTGAGGGTGCTGTGTGTGCCATGCAAACTTCATGGTAAATACAGCTTGGAAGGTGAGGGAGACATTGTTCACCTGGGTGTGTTGGCTTGGATATCATTACAACTGCAACTTCTGGAGCCCCACCCGAATTTGACATTGCTTGCTCGGCAGGAACTTGgtactttagaaaaaaataaattaaaaatcatctttgaCTTTAAAAGCTGGTTCGTTAATTTTGGAGCCAGTGCTTTGGCAAGAAAATGGTATAACAAAGCAGCAATGTGCTTGTCCTCATCTTTTAAAGAAGAGTAAACAAGGCCTTTCACATgagtggaaaagaaaactgtGTTAGATCTTTGAGAGGGCTTGCTAAAGAAGAGATTGCCCATGGGAGGTTTTTATTTGCAAGAAAAACCCTTTTAGGAGGCCTAGGCAGGGAGGAAGAGCTCTGGGCAGCTCGGTGGCACTGTGGATTCCTAAGCTATTTTGAGAAGTGCACCAGAGGAGAATCTTTGTCAGGGAATGTTGGACTGGGAGGATCTGTGTGGATGAGGACCCCGGTTAGTCactgagcagcacctgcaggtgACACGTGCCTGCTacaggtgctggcactgctgcccagaAGTTTCCAAGAACAGAATCTCAGGATACTTTAGGATCATCATCAGCTCCAAGATCATGGAGCTCAGCTGTCAGAACAGCACAGGATGGCTGACCTGGGGAGCACAGGATTGACTCTCTTAGGGCCACTGAGGTGATGCTCATTTCATTTGGGTGTTCTTCAAATGAAACCCTCTTGTTTTACCTGAAAAGCgcctttcaaagaaaaaaattagtaataaaATCTTGCTTACCTTGATCTTTGCTTGAAAGTTGAGCAGGGATTGCTGAAGTTTTCAGTCAAACACAATTTGAAATCCTGGGTAAAACCATGGCTGAGAAGAGTCAGGTGGAAGTGGAATTGCTCAGTTTATccagaaataaaacttctgttCCCGCTTGTTTGCCGGGGGGTGGGTATCTGTCCCGGGGGGTCGGTATCTGTCGTGGGGCACTGCACATTCCGTTGATTGTTGGCCTGATGTTTCAGGGATAAGGAGGATTGGCAGGAGGCctgatcagcagcagcagcagcagcagcagggcgAGGGCAAACCCATCGACAGGAGACCCGAGCGACGGCCTCCCCGCGAGCGCCGCTTCGAGAAACCCGCCGAGGAGAAGGGCGAGGGAGGAGAGTTCTCCGTGGATAAGTAAGAGTTTTGTCTTGATGATAAACTGCTTCCCTAGCTCtagcagcacaggctgtcctgCCTTCTGCTGCTCAGGTAAAAAAGACAGTTGAATCAAGATGAAATTCCTGTCATGCAGATGATAACACTTCacttttccatggatttttttgCAAATTAACTCCAGTTTTAGGCTGGGAGTGATGTGCATGAACAGGTTCATAGGAGTAACTGAATTATGGTTCAAATGAAGATATTCACTGTATTTCTCTACAGCTATAGCAGATAGCTCAGGAAGGGAGCCCAAGGAGAGCTGTTTCCTGCAGGATGAGATTTGTTTGCTGTTACAGCTGTGCCTTTAATCTGCACAGCTGACTTAAAGCCAGCTAAAGTTTGTCCAGGTAGGTGTTTGCACCTTGGCTGCAATGGCTTCACACCTGGAAGTGGTGAAGCCATCTTAGATCTATGTGAAATTTAAATTGTCTCGAGTATTGTGAGGCAGCCAGAACTCAAGTAATGTTCAATATTAAAGTTTTAATTGCAAAGTTAAAATCCTTTTCAAAATAAGTTGGATAAAAGCAAGTTTAGTTGAAGTTGTAGCATCAGTTAATTGTGTAACACAATACAAAGATGAAATTTTGGAACTGATGCCAGAAGATGCAAAGAAATGACAATCCTGAGCATTTGTTTCCAGATTctaaaatcacagaaccacagaatggtttgggttggaagggaccttaaaggtgATCTGGTTCCAACCCGAACCACGGGCAGGGGCACCCTCCCCTATCCCAGGTTACCCCAAGCcattccagcctggccttggacacttccagggatgagggagTGACTTTTTTGAAATCAGAGCCCGAACCCAGCTACAAACTAATTATCCAAGGGaaaaacaagtaaataaaaGTTCTCAAAGAGCAAAGGAACCGTGAAACACGCTGTACGTTTTTGGAGGCGAATCACTTGACCCAGCTTACAGACAGCAGTTATCCAAGCAGAACTGAGTAAATAAAACCCTCAGAGAGGACAAGACATGAGATGCAGTGTGTGTTTGGAGTGAATcctgagctgtggctgttcctgcCAGACCCATCCTGGAGCGGCCCATGCGTGGACGCGGAGGCctgggccggggccgcgggcgcgGGCGCGGGATGGGCCGCGGCGACGGCTTCGACTCGCGCGGCAAGCGGGAGTTCGACAGACACAGCGGCAGCGACCGATCGTGAGTCTCCCCCTGCTCCCgtccctcctgcctcctccctgcccccacCCCCCGTGTACAATTGATGTTTTGAGGTGTTCTGGACACTATAATGTTAACTCAGTTTTGTTAGTTCTGTTTCACATTCACATTTCAGCGGCCTAAAGCACGAGGACAAGCGCGGCGGCAGCGGGTCGCACAACTGGGGAACCGTCAAAGACGAGCTAACGTGAGTAACCTGTCATTGCTCAGAGAGCCATTAGCACTGTGTTAATCAGCCCTAATTATGGCTTGCAGAACACCCAGATTTAGCTGCCTTTTTGCCTTTGATCTCCATGATTTTTGCCACGCTTCTGCAGAGTTTAAAACCCCTGAGATTTCTCGTGATGTAAGAACAGCTTCGCTGTTCAACCAGAattttggggaggtttgggaggtcttgtgctggttttgtaACAGTTCTTTGTTAAAATGagactgttttgtttttagtaaATTTTGATCAGGATAAACGTGCATTTTGTGTTACAAAAATTCAGCTATCCCAttgaaatcttatttttaatgCCCAAATCCATTTCGTGTTGGAAGGGACAGCGGGAGCTTTTCAGGAAGGGTAGTAGGAAGCGTTGGGGAAAACCATTAGTTAAGTGAAAAGCACAGAATTTAAAAGGCACAGAGAGCCACAATCCTTATTGAAACAGTAAATCCAAGTAGATCTTGATTGTTAATCTTACGTAGCTTTGAGGAGGGATGAAGTTGTAAAAATGCCCCAACTCCCAACGTTATGTAATTGCAGTGAATTGGATCAGTCAGCTGTAACTGAGGAAACgccagagggagaggagcatcCGCCTGCTGATTCTGAAAATAAGTGAGTACCACCCCTCCTGAGCTCCTGGCTGCTTCAGAGGGGCTGCTGCATTACCTTCAACCTCTGCTGGTTATTCCCAGATTTCTTTGGCCAAACTCAGAATATCAGTAGATCATCCACAGTGCTGCTGAATGAGTCTCCTTAAAATCTTCGTGTCTGgaaattgtctttaaaacaTTCCTTGGTGTCCTGCAGGCtctttcagatttattttttaacaatcATTTCTAATACACTTTGGATCTTTGCAGCTCCAAATTCCAGACCCAAAAGCATCTGTGCTCAGACTAGGTAGAGACACCAAGCAAATGGGACAGAAATGCCAGTAAAAGGCaactttttaaacttaattttccAAACCAGCATTGGAGACTGTGTGACTGAGCTGTAGGGAAAGGTTGTATCTTCCATTCTCCTGGCGGTTTTCAAAGTTACCTGGATCCCTTCCCATCTCCCTTGGACACAGTTACAGAAGGGACCAGGGGCTGGAGGAATGAAAGAGTAACCAGAGAGGCAGAAGGAGCCTTACTGCTACTGAGTTGgtgtaaaaatgcaaatttttacTGTAGCCTAGTGTGACTAATGTTGTATTTTAATGAGGAGAGGGCTTGTAGAGAACTCAAAAAATGGCAAACAGAATTTTGACATACGTGTTTGCTGTGGCTTGATTGCCTCACTGTGAAAACTTTGTCTTTATAGAAAAGCATCTCCACATGGGTAACTTTGTAATTGTCTGGTTTATGTGGGTCTTTGCCCTCAGTGTTTCAGCAGAACTGTGGGATGTTTGGCTGCAGTGAAATCTTTACCTTGAACAAAATAACTTCTGATTACATCCCatgtcaaaaataattttctcctaCACAGTGAGAAAAAGTTGAAATACAGTAATTTTGACATAAAACCTTTACATTATTGTTCAAAATTAATGGCTGCCAGATGAGAACCTTTGAAATGGAGCCTTTCATGATCATTTTGCTGCACATACACAGCATTGGTTTCCTATAAATCAGAAATTCAGTTGCATAAACACACTGAACAATGACCAGAGGCTTCCAGTAGCTGGAATATGATCTGTTGTTGAGCACAGTGGTTGTgtgttttactttaaaatagcCTTTGGCACAAGGCAGAGGTGCTGTATCTCACAAATGAGGTGTGTGCTGCTATTTTTTCAAATTAGCTGGAAGTAAAACTTGTTTGAATAACTGTCTTTGGTTCaacaaaggaggaaaattaCCCAAAGCTGGTTAAAATCTAGgtttttaaatactaaaaagCTTGAAAACTGTGGGAAGAACGAGTTCTCACTGCCTTGACTTGAATGTTTATGAGAGATGTATTTCAAAAAGGGGGGAAGGAGCTCCAAACAAGTCACGACAGAAGTCAGGCTTTCAGATTTGGAACTAAAATTAACAGTAATGTGCAGATCTGATGGCATGggtcagttttaattttaacattttgctGGGCTCAGAGGTGGCTGGGTGTAATTTTTTTGGCACTCTCTCCAAAGGAGATGAATTTTCCTGTGGTGGAAGCGAGTGTTAATATTTTCACCTCTTAACTGCTAAATCCTGGACAAAATTCAACTTATAACCTAATAGCAGCCAGGAGATGATTCTGAAATCGTATCCAGAGTGTAAATGCTTGGTTGTGATGATAATCTCCATGAATT encodes:
- the SERBP1 gene encoding SERPINE1 mRNA-binding protein 1 isoform X2 codes for the protein MPGHLQEGFGCVVTNRFDQLFDDESDPFEVLRAAESRRKESGGGGGGSQAGGGARGPAGAQSGSSGGAGGAGQAGGGAGSAAKQLRRESQKERKNPLPPFAGGDRREDGGGQPGAPLRKEGIRRIGRRPDQQQQQQQQGEGKPIDRRPERRPPRERRFEKPAEEKGEGGEFSVDKPILERPMRGRGGLGRGRGRGRGMGRGDGFDSRGKREFDRHSGSDRSGLKHEDKRGGSGSHNWGTVKDELTELDQSAVTEETPEGEEHPPADSENKENEVEEVKEEGPKEMTLDEWKAIQSKDRAKVEFNIRKPNEGADGQWKKGFVLHKSKSEETKAMTEMQGSLLDSHEAHAEDSVMDHHFRKPANDITSQLEINFGDLGRPGRGGRGGRGGRGRGGRASRGGRTDKLVKEFDVIHTPNQSSASAPDVDDPEAFPALS
- the SERBP1 gene encoding SERPINE1 mRNA-binding protein 1 isoform X1: MPGHLQEGFGCVVTNRFDQLFDDESDPFEVLRAAESRRKESGGGGGGSQAGGGARGPAGAQSGSSGGAGGAGQAGGGAGSAAKQLRRESQKERKNPLPPFAGGDRREDGGGQPGAPLRKEGIRRIGRRPDQQQQQQQQGEGKPIDRRPERRPPRERRFEKPAEEKGEGGEFSVDKPILERPMRGRGGLGRGRGRGRGMGRGDGFDSRGKREFDRHSGSDRSSVSHSHFSGLKHEDKRGGSGSHNWGTVKDELTELDQSAVTEETPEGEEHPPADSENKENEVEEVKEEGPKEMTLDEWKAIQSKDRAKVEFNIRKPNEGADGQWKKGFVLHKSKSEETKAMTEMQGSLLDSHEAHAEDSVMDHHFRKPANDITSQLEINFGDLGRPGRGGRGGRGGRGRGGRASRGGRTDKLVKEFDVIHTPNQSSASAPDVDDPEAFPALS
- the SERBP1 gene encoding SERPINE1 mRNA-binding protein 1 isoform X3 — encoded protein: MPGHLQEGFGCVVTNRFDQLFDDESDPFEVLRAAESRRKESGGGGGGSQAGGGARGPAGAQSGSSGGAGGAGQAGGGAGSAAKQLRRESQKERKNPLPPFAGGDRREDGGGQPGAPLRKEGIRRIGRRPDQQQQQQQQGEGKPIDRRPERRPPRERRFEKPAEEKGEGGEFSVDKPILERPMRGRGGLGRGRGRGRGMGRGDGFDSRGKREFDRHSGSDRSSVSHSHFSGLKHEDKRGGSGSHNWGTVKDELTELDQSAVTEETPEGEEHPPADSENKENEVEEVKEEGPKEMTLDEWKAIQSKDRAKVEFNIRKPNEGADGQWKKGFVLHKSKSEEAHAEDSVMDHHFRKPANDITSQLEINFGDLGRPGRGGRGGRGGRGRGGRASRGGRTDKLVKEFDVIHTPNQSSASAPDVDDPEAFPALS
- the SERBP1 gene encoding SERPINE1 mRNA-binding protein 1 isoform X4; protein product: MPGHLQEGFGCVVTNRFDQLFDDESDPFEVLRAAESRRKESGGGGGGSQAGGGARGPAGAQSGSSGGAGGAGQAGGGAGSAAKQLRRESQKERKNPLPPFAGGDRREDGGGQPGAPLRKEGIRRIGRRPDQQQQQQQQGEGKPIDRRPERRPPRERRFEKPAEEKGEGGEFSVDKPILERPMRGRGGLGRGRGRGRGMGRGDGFDSRGKREFDRHSGSDRSGLKHEDKRGGSGSHNWGTVKDELTELDQSAVTEETPEGEEHPPADSENKENEVEEVKEEGPKEMTLDEWKAIQSKDRAKVEFNIRKPNEGADGQWKKGFVLHKSKSEEAHAEDSVMDHHFRKPANDITSQLEINFGDLGRPGRGGRGGRGGRGRGGRASRGGRTDKLVKEFDVIHTPNQSSASAPDVDDPEAFPALS